A genomic stretch from Spodoptera frugiperda isolate SF20-4 chromosome 14, AGI-APGP_CSIRO_Sfru_2.0, whole genome shotgun sequence includes:
- the LOC118279337 gene encoding growth arrest and DNA damage-inducible protein GADD45 alpha: MYKDPVVPVKAETFSGMAAKSSISQSIKTVLRRACVEKRLTVGLLPAIQYLSQNSNRALFCLTAEAPPGDSATHMQEVLLQAFCVENDIYVIKVDSETKIRKLLGGCGASMDFSCVLVHYPYTDPFSDSQEFDFSSLSDAERDLIEHCEMNWGYSQTPVIKLPEK, translated from the exons ATGTACAAGGACCCAGTTGTTCCAGTGAAAGCTGAAACGTTCAGCGGCATGGCTGCCAAAAG CTCAATAAGCCAAAGCATCAAGACGGTGCTGCGACGCGCTTGTGTGGAGAAACGGCTGACAGTCGGCCTCCTCCCTGCCATCCAGTACTTGTCTCAAAACAGCAACCGGGCCCTCTTCTGTCTAACAGCAGAGGCGCCCCCAGGTGACAGTGCAACGCACATGCAAGAAGTACTACTTCAAGCATTCTGCGTCGAGAATGACATCTACGTCATTAAG GTTGACTCCGAGACTAAGATTCGGAAGTTGTTGGGCGGGTGCGGCGCCTCGATGGACTTCAGCTGTGTCCTCGTGCACTACCCGTACACAGACCCGTTTAGTGACAGCCAAGAATTCGACTTCTCATCACTGTCAGACGCCGAGAGAGACCTCATCGAGCACTGCGAGATGAACTGGGGATACTCCCAGACACCCGTCATCAAGCTGCCTGAGAAGTGA